Part of the Paludisphaera borealis genome, TCCGGCGCGACGAAGATTTGGGCGCGCGCACCTACAACCATTACCTCCAGGCGATCGATGAATTCGGCAAGTGGCTCGTGGCGACAAAGCGCCTGCCCGCCAACCCGGTGGCCGGCATCGAGCGGCTGAACAGCGAAACCGACATCCGCCATAAACGGCGGGCGCTGACGCCGGAGGAAGTTTCGCGGCTGGTGCAATCGGCGCGGGATTCGGGCCGCGTCATCCAGAGCTACGACGGCGAGCTGCGGGCGCGGGCCTACCTCACCAGCTTCTTCACCGGTTTGCGGCGGCAGGAGCTGGGCAGCCTGACCCCCCGCTCCTTCCGGCTCGACGACCAGCAGCCGATTCTGAAAGTCGCCGCCGCCTGCTCGAAACACCGACGCGAAGACACACTGCCAATCCACCCGGAACTGGCCATCATGGTGCGTGAATGGGTGCAAAATCTCGGTCCGGACGACCTGCTGTTCCCCCGCATCGAACGCAAGAAAACCTGGTTGATGGTGAAGCTCGATCTGGAGCGGATCAGCATCCCCTACGAAACGCACGAGGGCATTGCCGATTTCCACGCCGCCGGCCGGCACAGCCACATCACCGGCCTGCTCAGGAACGGGGCAACGCTGGTCGAGGCGCGCGAGCTGGCCCGGCACGCCGACGTGCGGATGACGATGAAGTACACCCATATCGGGCTGGACGACCAGGCGGCGGCCCTGGCCGGGCTGCCGCTACCGAACGCATCAAAAACCTCGTGGCCGGGTATTGGCCGGGTTTCGGGCGGCGCTTCGGGGCAGGAGCTGTCAGCGGCTGGCAGCAACGACGACGACGAGGAAGGCCCGGAAAACGAAAAAACCCCTTCCGGGGAAGGGGTTTCGTCGTTTCCTGGCGTCGCCAGTCAGGAGCTGGCATTTGACGCAAGTTATGGAGGCGGCGGGAATTGCACCCGCGTCCCGAGAAGCGTCTGTGAGGGCTTCTACGTGCGTAGCCGATCGTTTGATTGTCGGCCTGGGGGCTCCGGTCGGCAGGATCCCTTGCGGCTTAGCTCGTCATGAATTTAACCCGGGCGGCAACAAGCGGTTAGGCCAAGGCTGTCCCGAATTGGCGTCCCCGGCCGGGTCTCTCGGGAGAAGACTCGGCGCGAGGCCGTTGCTGTTTTTTAGGCAGCGAGACGGAGACCAACAGTGGTGTTGGCAGTTAAATTTTAGTCGGCTTTTTACGAGGCCCGCTGACCAACCTCGGCACGCCACCGTTCACTTCGGACATCCGGTCGATCCTGGTTCGCCCCCGAATGCGGTTTCATCGACTCGACTCGCGGTGGTTTGCGAATCGAGCCACCGACATTATGATCACTACGTCGCCCAGGTCAAGTAGGTTCGCAATTCGCGTCGCTTCGCGTCACCCGCGCCGCAGGGCGCGGTCGATGTCGCGCTTGGCGTCTTGTTTCTTGAGCGCCTCGCGCTTGTCGAAGGTCTTGCGGCCCTTGGCGATCGAGATTTCGACCTTGGCCATGCCTTTCTTGAAGTAGATGGACAGGGGGATCAGGGTCAGGCCCCGCTCGCCCGACTTGGTCCCGAGCTTCTCGATCTCCTTACGGTGCAGAAGCAGCTTGCGAGGCCGCTTGGGGACGTGGTTCATCCGGTTGGCCTGGAGGTACTCGGGGATGTCGCAGCCCAGCAGCCAGATTTCGCCCCTGGTGATCTCGGCGTAGGCGTCTTCCAGGTTGGCTTTCCCGTTGCGGAGGCTCTTGACCTCCGTGCCGGTCAGGACGATGCCGGCCTCGACCTTTTCGAGCAGGTCGTAGTCGTGCCGCGCCTTGCGGTTGCGCGCGACGATCTTGACGCCCTCCGCGTCATGCCTTTCCTTGCCCTTGGCTGAGGACTTCCCCGCGTCTTTCTTGGCCATGATTCCGACGCCGCCTCGATGCTCGCTGTGCTGTGAGGTGTTCTAAAAGCAGTATACGTCGCCCCGGCGGTCCGCCAAGCGTCGGCCCTCGCCGCCGGCCTCGATTGATCAGGAACGGGTCGCCCCGCACGTCGTGACGATCTCGGCGGCGATTCCCTCGGGGTCGGTCGAGTCCGGTATCAGGATCGGCCGGGGGAACCCGCGATCGCGGACGGCGGCCGCCTCGGCCGGTTTTCCGATCAAGACCACGAACGTCGGCGGCAGCGCCCGGGCCACGGCGGCTTCGGCGGCGCGCTGGTAGGTGAACAGGTTCCAGACGTGCTTCCAGGCCGCGTCGTCGGCCGCCGCCTCGTTCCGCTCCATCGTCGCCCCTCGTTGCAGCTCCAGATCCAGGCTGAAGTCGGCGACCAGCCAGTCCTCGCCCGGGACGTTCCGCGACCACTCGCCGGCGTCGGTCCGCCGGGCGATCGCCTGGACCTCGGCGTAATGCCGGTCGCAAAGGTGGGCCGGCGCGACCGTTCCAGAGGAGCCGGCCGGCTCCCCCCGCTTCAAGGCCACGGCCCCGAGCCGGTCGACGACGTCGCGTTGAACGCGCGCGACCAACTCGACCGATGCTGCGTCCGCCGGGTCGACGGCGGTCAGGGCCACCAGGCTGGGCCGGCGGTCCAGGCTCGTGAGCAGTTCGTTGATGGTCAGCCCGGTGTGGGGATCGATCGACCAGGGGGCGACCTCGACGGCTGGCACCAGGGCGAACCGACGGAACGCCAGGCGCGGGTGCGGCACGATGATCTGGGGCGTCCGCCGCACCTCCTCGCCGTAGAGCAGCAGGTCCAGGTCGAGCGTCCGGGAGCCCCACCGCTCCGTCCGCTCGCGGCCGAACCGCGCCTCGATCCGGTGCAGCAGTTCGAGGAGACTCAGGGGGTCGAGGGCCGGCTCCAGCAACGCCGCGGCGTTGAGGAACGGCCCCTGCCCCGACGGCCCACCGATCGGCGGCGACTCATAATACGAGCTGATCGTATGCAGATGGACGTGGGGCTCCGCCTGGAGCGCGTCGAGAGCCTCGTCGAGGATCGCGCCGCGGTCTCCCAGATTGCTCCCCAGACCGACGATCGCCAGCGAACCAGTGCTCATGCCGTCCTCGTTTCGAAGCCGGCCCAGATCAAAGGCTGAGTTTGCCGATGCGTTCAACGGCTTCGAGGAGCCGAGGCGTCTCGACCGTCAGCGCAGCGCGGATGTAGCCGTCGGCCGTCCGGCCGAAGCCAAGGCCCGGCGTGGTCACCACGTCGGCCTCTTCGAGAATCCGTGCGCACAGGTCGGTGGACGAATAGCCCTTCGGGCAGGGAATCCAGACGTAGAAGGTCGCCTCGGGCGACGGCACGTCCCAGCCGAGCTTGCGAAGCGCGCCCACGAACGCGTCGCGGCGTTCCTTGTACAACGCCCGGATCGGCGGGGTCAGCTCGTCGTACTGGTCGAGGGCCGTCTTGGCCGCGAACTGGATCGCCGTGAAGATGCCCGAATCGGTGTTCGCCTTCACCTGGCCCAACGCCGCGATGAGCGGCGCGCCGCCGATCGCGAAACCGACGCGCCAGCCCGTCATGTTGAAGGTCTTCGACAGGCTGTGGAACTCGACGGCCACGTCCTTCGCGCCGGGGACCTGCAAGATGCTGGGGGCCGGCTTGTCGAAGTACATCTCGTTGTAGGCGGCGTCCTGGGCGATCACGAAATCGTGAGTCTTCGCCAGGTCGACCACCTTCTCGAAATACGCGAGGTCGGCCGTGCCGCCGGTCGGGTTGTTGGGGAAGTTGAGGAACATCAGCCGGGCGAGCGCGTAGACGTCGGCCGGGATCGCGTCGAGGTCGGGCCGGAAGCCCAGCGACCGCTCCAGCGGCATCGTGTAGACGTCGGCCCCGGCGAACATGCTGCTCGACCGATACACCGGATAGCACGGGTCGGGGACCAGGCTGATCTCCGACGGATTGAGCACCGCGAGCGGGAAGTGGGCGATGCCCTCCTTCGACCCGATCAACGGCAGGATCTCGGTGTCCGGGTTCAAGTCCAGGCCGTACCGCTTCTTGCAGAACGCCGCGATCGACTTGCGCAGCTCGGGCGCTCCTTGGTCGAGGGCGTACTGGTGGAACGCGGGGTTCTCGACGTGGTGCTGCAAGCTCTCGATGATCGGCCGGGGCGTCGGCCGGTCGGGGTCGCCGACGCCGAGGTTGATGATGTCGCGTCCCGCGGCGATGGCGGCTTTCTTCTTCTTGTCAATCTCCGCAAACAGGTACGGAGGAAGCTTCTGAAGCCGCTGAGACTTCACAAAAGGGGTCGTCGCCATCGCATCGAGCCTCGACTGAATATTCGATCGTTTACCAACCAACCGGAAGTCGGTGCCGTCCCGCTCATCGCGGAAGGCCCGCTCCTTCATCCAAAGTTCGTCCAAACCAGTGTATCCCCGCTCCTCCATTCCAACAACGCCCGTAGCCCCGCCGTTTGGCCGACCGGCGCGAAGAGACGATGCAACCACCCTTGAATTGCATTGCCAGCCCGAAGCGCCAGCGAGTGCATGCTCCCCCTGAACTACAAGCCCGAAGCGCCAGCGAGTGCATGCCCCCCCCGAACTACAAGCCCGAAGCGCCAGCGAGTGCATGCCCCCGAATGACAGCCCGAAGCGCCAGCGAGTGCATGCTCCCCCTGAACTACAAGCCCGAAGCGCCAGCGAGTGCATGCCCCCCCTGAACTACAAGCCCGAAGCGCCAGCGAGTGCATGCCCCCGAATCCAGATCATCATGACGCCGTAGGGCACCCGGCCTCGTGAAAATATGGGCTCTGGGTGATCTCAAAGTTCGTCTCAAGAGCTAATTTCAAAACAGCCTTGCATGACGCCGTGGGCACACCCGGCCTCATGAGAATGGGCTCGCGATCGGCCACGGGGGCCGAATACAAGCCCGAAGCGCCAGCGAGTGCATGCCCTGTCGATCAGGACTCTGGGCCAAGTCAGTCTGCAAAAGGAGCTGTTCAACCCATGAACGGAGACCTTTCCCACAAGTTCAACACCGACGAGCCGTTGGCTTACTTTCTAACCTGGACCACGTATGGAACCTGGCTCCACGGGGACGATCGAGGTTGGAACCGGAAATCTGAATCCGACATCCAGCACGCGAATCCCTTGTTCGTCGAGATGGCTCGATCGCGGATGAGAGAATCCGAGTTCCGTCTCTCGGAGGTGAACCGGCGATTGGTCGAAGACACGGTTCGCGAGCATTGTCGCATCCGGAGCTGGCCGCTGCATGCCATCAACGTGCGAACGAACCATGTTCATGTCGTTGTGACCGCGCGCGGATATCGGCCTGGGGCTGTTCGCGATCAATTCAAAGCCTGGTGTACCCGTCGACTGAAGGCGGACAACCCGACACGAACCCGGTTCTGGACCGAAGGGGCCAGTTGTCGATGGATCAACAACCAAGATGACCTGGAGGCAGCCGCCCATTACGTCATCGTGGCTCAGGACCAAGCGGGAGCCGTGTGAGCGGCGAGCGATTTCAGCTTCAGGAGGCATGTTTGTCATTCGGGGGAATGCACTCGCTGGCGCTTCGGGCTTGTATTCGGACCCGGCCGACGCGATACCCCATTTTCATGAGGCCGGGTGTCGCCGCAACGTCATGACGGTTTGTATTCAGGGGGAATGCGCTCGCTGGCGCTTCGGGCTTGTATTCGGCCCCCGTGGCCGATCGCGAGCCCATTTTCATGAGGCCGGGGGTCCCCACGGCGTCACGATGGTTTGTAGTTCGGGGGCTCAGCCCCCTGCCCTGGCACCGGGTCCGCCGCTCGTCGGACTCAGCGGATTGGCTTCGTTCGCGCCGATTTTGGGGGTTCTCGAAGGCCGTTCACCGGCCTCAAGGAGCTTCGCCAGGTAGTCGGTCATCCCTTCGGCGACCAGGGTTTCGATCGGGTCGGACCGGTACGACGACGGGCGCGCGGCGGGCTTGCGGGGGGCCGGCGGATTGGGTTCCTTCGACGCTTTTTTCTCGGGTTTCGAAGCCTGGGCCTCGGCCTTGCGGAGCTTCGCCAGCAGGTCGATCGTGCGGAGCAGCTCGCGGGTCCGGGCGGTCTGAAACCGTCGCAGCCGCTCGGCGGCGTCGCTGGTGCAGAACGAGGCTTGCTCGGCCAGTTCGAGCGCGTCGTCCCCTTCGATCTCTTCGAGGTCGACGAGCAGGTCTTGCAGCCGTTCGACTTCGCGCTCGGCGATCCCCCGGAGGAACGCGACGCCGGCCTCGGGACTTTCGGGACGCGGCACGATCTCGCGCCAGACCCGCCAGGCGCTGAAGGCCGGATCTTCGTACGGCGTCAGTTCTTGCATCTGGTGCCAGAACCGCGTTCCCCACACCTCCTCGATCGTCTCCCAGGCGAGGAAAATCTCGTTCAGCTCGGGATCGTCGATCGCGGCGAGCGGCTGCTTGCCGAGCAGTCGGACGAACTTGAACTGGTCGAGGAAGGTCCAGTTCTCGTTCGAGATGATCAAACAGCGCATCTCGACCCAGCGGTCGAGCAGCCAGCGGACGCCTTCGGGCGATTCTTCGAGCCGGGCGACGAAGGCCGAGGGGTCGTCGGACCACGCCGGGCCGGAGGTCGGCAGCAGCCGCTTCCCCGCCATGTAGAACAGCTTGCGGCCGAGGTCGCAGACCTTCTCGGTGCGCTTCGCCTTCGATCGGAGCATCGCCTTGCGCACTCTTCGCGCCAGCACGGCGGTCTCGTACCGCTCGGCCCGATCGAGGGTCCACGACAACCGCGCGGCCCGAGTGATCAGCTCGCGCTCGACGGCGTTGGTCGGCTGGTAGTCGTCGATCCACTCCTGGATCTTGGCTTCCAGCTCGGCCGGGTCTTCGTGCGGCAGGATCGGGTTGACGGTTTTGGCGCACAGGCCGTGTTTGAGGGCGTTCAGCCGCGATCGGGCCTTGCCGTCGTCGGATTTCGGTCCGCAGCTTTTCTTGGCGTTGGCGCGGTTGGCCTGGATCTGGGCGTCGGTGGCCATGGCGGGGCGATCTCCTCGGAGGGAGGGGGGCGTCGTCGATGAAGCCTCTGAGGATAAGGATGTCGCCTGCCCACCTTAATTAAACAAATATTCTGGTAAGACAGAGGGCGGCTTACGGCAAGCTTGCGGATATTAAGGATAAACACAGCGAGTGGTGGCATTCCCGCTCCAGGGTGGCCGGAACGGCCGGGCGATGGTCGTGGCCCGCCCCACGGATCGCGGTCCGCGAAGTCGCTCCTACCTCGATATGCACCTCGAAATCCCACGACCCTCATCCGCCCCTGCGGGGCACCTTCTCCCGGGGGGAGAAGGGATCATCGCATCGGCAACTGATTGTGTAGTGTCGGTGGGAGTACGTGGCGCCCGGCTTCATCCTCCGTGGTGAGTCGTCCCGAAGTCGAGTGATGGGCGGCCGCCTGCGCGCGGGTTGAATGGGCTTTGGGTCGGCCGTAAGATGCCTGGTGGCGACTCAACGTTGGACGGCCCGCCTGCGAGCGGCGGACGCGTTTCCCTTCCTCTCTCCGATCCGCCCGGACATCATCGAAAGGGAGTGTGCATGGCCACTGTCACCAAACCGCGAAAGAAAGCGGCGGCGTCTCATCAGACGAAGCTGCTGATCGACGGCAAGTTCCGCGACAGCGTGAGCGGCAAGACGTTCGCCACGATCAATCCGGCGACGGAGAAGGAGATCGCCCAGGTCGCCGAGGGGTCGGCCGCCGACATCGACCTCGCGGTCAAGGCCGCGCGGAAGGCGTTCGACTCCGGTCCGTGGCGGACGATGGACGCCCGCGACCGCGGCCGGCTGCTGTACAAGCTGGCCGACCTGGTCGAGCAGCACATCGACGAACTCGCCGAGCTGGAGAGCCTCGACAACGGCAAGCCGCTCAAGGAGAGCCGCAACGGCGACCTGCCGCTGGTCGTCGACTGCTTCCGGTACTACGCCGGCTGGGCCGACAAGATCACGGGCAAGACCATCCCCGTGCGCGGGGACTATTTCTGCTACAGCAAGCGCGAGCCGGTGGGCGTGGTCGGCCAGATCATCCCCTGGAACTTCCCCCTGCTGATGGTCGCCTGGAAGTGGGGCCCGGCGCTCGCCGCCGGCTGCACGGTCATCCTCAAGCCGGCCGAACAGACCCCGCTGACGGCCCTCCGGCTGGGCGAGCTGGCGATGGAGGCGGGGTTCCCCGCCGGCGTGATCAACATCGTCCCCGGCTTCGGCGAGACCGCCGGCGCGCCGCTCGTGGCGCATAAGGGGGTCGACAAGATCGCGTTCACCGGCGAGACCTCGACCGGCAAGCTGATCATGAAGAACGCGGCCGACACCATGAAGCGGGTGACGCTGGAACTCGGCGGCAAGAGCCCGAACATCGTGTTCGCCGACGCCGACATCGACGCGGCCGTCGACGGCGCGATGCTCGGCCTGTATCTCAACCAGGGCCAGTGCTGCTGCGCCGGCAGCCGGCTGTTCGTCCAGGATTCGATCTACGACAAGATGGTCGACAAGCTGGCCGAGGCCACCAAGAAGCGGAAGGTCGGCGACCCGTTCGCGGACGACACCGACCAGGGGCCGCAGATCGACGAGAACCAGTTCAAGAAGATCCTGTCGTACATCGACAAGGGCAAGGAGCAAGGCGCCAAGTGCGTGACCGGCGGCGAACGGTCGGGCACCGAAGGCTACTTCATCAAGCCGACGATCTTCTCCGAAGTGAAAGACGACATGGCGATCGCCACTGACGAGATCTTCGGGCCGGTGATGCAGGTGCTAAGGTTCAAGGACGTCGAGGAAGTGATCAAGCGGGCGAATACGACCGACTACGGCCTCGCCGCCGCCGTCTGGTCGCGCGACATCGGCAAAGCCCACGCCCTGGCCGACCGGATCCGCGCCGGCACCGTCTGGATCAACTGCTACGACGTCTTCGACGCCGCCGCGCCGTTCGGCGGCTTCAAGTCCAGCGGCATCGGCCGCGAACTCGGCGAAGCCGCGCTCGAGAACTACACCGAGCATAAGACCGTCACCGTCGCGCTGAAGTGAGCCGAGCGGGAGCGGTGGACTAAAACGAACACCCACGTCCTCCCGTTCGGAGGTCGTGGGTGTTTTGCGTTGCACGACGACTTCTGACTTCTCTCAGGCGCTCAGCCAGCTCGGCAGCTCGCCGGGGGCGGGGAGCTTGATGAGGCTGATGCTGATGACGTCCTTGTGCTTGCGGACGGCGTCGAGGGCCGCCTCGTCGGGGACGCTGTCGAGGTTGACGACGCCGATGGCCTCGCCCCCCTGCTGCTCGCGGCCGACGTTCATCTGGGCGATGTTGACGCCGTGGTCGCCGAACGTCTTGCCGATGAAGCCGATCAGCCCCGGGCGGTCGTGGTGGGTGAAGATCAGCATCGAGCCGTCCATGTGGGCGTCGAGGTGGTACGAGCCCAGGCGGACCAACCGGAGGAACTGCTTGCCGAACAGGGTGCCGGCGGCGACGTAGGTCTTCCGCTCGGTCGTCACCTCGGCCTGGATCAACGTGCCGAAGTCGCCCGGCGCCTCGGCGGTCTGCTCCTCGATGATCAACCCGCGCTCGCGGGCGAGCGGCAAGGCGTTGACGAGATTGACGGACTGTTCGAGGGCCGATTCCATCAGGCCGGCGGCGAATGCGGCGGTGATCAGCTTGGTGTTCTTGAGCGCGACTTCGCCGCGGTAGATCAGCCGGGCCTTGGTGATCGCGCCGCGGTCCATCTGCGTGTGCAGCATGCCCAGCCGCCAGGCGAGGTCGAGATAGCTCTTGAGGTCGGCCAGCTCGGCGCGGTCGAGCGTCGGCGTGTTGACCGAGAACTTGACCTGGCCGCGAATCAGGTAGTCGCAAAGCAGCTTGGCGGCCTCGACGGCCACCGACACCTGCGCCTCCTCGGTCGACGCGCCGAGGTGGGGCGTGACGACCGTCTTGGGATGGATGACGAGCGGATCGTCGACCGCCGGCGGCTCGGCTTCGTAGACGTCGATCGCCGCGCCGGCGGCCTTGCCGGCGTTAAGCGCTTCGATCAGCGCGGCCTCGTCGATCAGGCCGCCCCGGGCGCAGTTGATGATCCGGGCGGTCGGCTTCATTGACGCGATCGCCGCGGCGCTCACGACGTGCCGGGTCTCGGGGGTCAGCGGGGTGTGAAGCGTGATGAAATCGCAACGCGGCCAGAGGTCTTCGAGCCGGCTCACGCTCTCGACGCCGTGCTCCAGGGCCTTCTCGGGCGACATCAGCGGATCGTAGCCGATCACCGTCATGTCGAACCCGAGCGCCCGCTTGGCGACCGCCAGCCCGACGCGGCCGAGACCGACGACGCCCAGCGTCTTGCCCTCAAGCTGGGTGCCGGTGAGGCTGTTGCGATCCCACTTGCCGGCCTTCAGGCTTTCATTCGCCTTGGGGACGTTGCGGGCGAGCGAGAGCATCAGCGCCAACGTGTGTTCGGCCGTCGAGACCGTGTTGCCCCCCGGCGTGTTCATGACCACGATCCCCTGGCGGGTCGCGGCGGGGACGTCGATGTTGTCGACCCCGACCCCCGCCCGGACGATCGCCTTGAGCCGGGGCTGATCGGCCAAAATCTCGGCCGTGAGCTGCGTCCCGGACCGGATCGCGATGCCGTCGGCCTCCTTGAGCGCCTCGCGGAGGGCCTTGGGGTCCTTGGCCAGCTTCGTGTCGATGATCAGCTCGACGTCTTTCTCGGCCCGCAGAAGCGCCAGCCCTTCCTCGGCCAGCTTGTCGGTCACCAGCACGCGATACGGCACGCTGCACTCTCCCTGAAACTCGTTGGGGAAAAAATCTCGAATCGCGGGCGAGCCGGCCGAGATCGTCGGCGACTCGCCCGCCTTGTCTTCTGGCGAGGGGCTTGGCGGGATCAGCCGACGTTCGCGGCGGCGCGCTGGCCGATCAAGACCTGCTGCGCGGCGGTGACGCCCTTGCCCGGCTCGACGTCGAAGCCGAGTTCGGCGAGCGTCATCTCAAGCGCGGCGAGGGCGGAGATCACGTCGAGTTCGTCGGTGTAGCCCATGTGGCCGATCCGGACGATCTTGCCCTTGATCTTCCCCTGGCCGCCGACGGTGGTCACGCCGAACCGCTCGGCCATCTTGTTGCGGATCTGCGAGTCCTTGAAGCCCTCGGGGACGCGGAACGCCGTCAGCCCCTCGGCCGGCTTGGCGCTGAAGAGTTCCAGCCCGAGCGCCTGGACGCCCGCCTGGCAGGCTTCGCTCATCCGGGTGTGCCGCTTCCAGACGTTCTCCATCCCCTCTTCGCGAATCCGCCGCAAGGCCGTCCGCAGGGCGAGGATCAGCGTGTGGGCCGGAGTGTACGGGGTGTCGAACTCCTTGGCCTTGCTCCGCGCGGCTTTCAGATTGAAGTAATAGCTGTGCGACTCGAAGGCGTCGATCTTGGCCCAGCCCTTGGTGCTGACGGTGATGAACGCGAGGCCCGGCGGCAGCATGAGCGCCTTCTGCGACCCGGCGCAGAGGACGTCGATCCCCCACTCGTCGGTCCGGCACTCCATCGCGCCCACGCCCGAGATGCCGTCGACGACGAAGATGGCCGGCGTCTGGGCGACGACCTTGGCGACGGCCTCGATCGGGTGGCCGGTGCCGGTCGACGTCTCGGAGAGCGTGCCGAACACGGCGACGGTGTCGGGATGCTGGCGGAGCGCCTCGGCGACCTTCTCGGGGTCGACGGTCTGGCCCCACTCGGTGTCGATCGTCACCACGTTGATGCCGAACGCCTTGGCGATCGATCCCCAGCGGGCCGCGAAGTGGCCGGCGTTGAGCACCAGGGCCTTGCCCCCGGGCGGCACCGTGTTGACGATCGCGGCTTCCATCGCGCCGGTGCCCGAGGCCGTCAGGATCATCACGTCGTTCTGGGTCTGGAAGACCTCCTTGAGGCCTTCCGACACCTCGACGATCACCTGCTTCGCCTCGTCGGAGCGGTGGTGGATCACCGGTCGGGCCAACTCGAGCAGCACGTCTTCGGGGACCATCGCCGGTCCCGGCGTCATCAATCGCGGCTTACGCATCGACTCTTTCCTTACATTGTCAAGCGGATCGCGGGACCGGGCGCCCTCGCGACGAAGTCAAGGGACTATTTTAGTCGGACGACGCGATTTCGGTAAGGGACATCCTCGCCCACCCCCTCCCCCGTTGCGTTTTCGCCATCATGACCGATACCAATCGTCGATCGGTCCGGAGGGTGCCGCCGCGCCCACGCCGAGCCGGCCTAACTCCAGGCGGCCTACGGCGGTGAGCCTCAAGAAAGCGCTACGTCCTCGTTTTTCCGTCCCAACCCTTGGCGTTGCCGGTCATGGCGAGTTCGTGAAGCGAGGGCAGACGGCGAACGGACTTGGCGGTAGGAACGAGTCATGTGAATCGGAGTACGCCGTCGTCCGGATGTGAGTCTGCACGACGGCCCTTTTTCATGCGCGGCGCAACGACGCTCCAGGATTCGCACTACATAGGCGATTAATCAAGCGCCAATCCTGCGAAAAATGCGATACTCGCGAGGCGAGATGCCGAAGTCCGCACTCGTCGGAGAGTTGATTGCTTTTCAGGGAATCGCGCGTTCCCTGGAAAGGCTCCCTCTGCACGGCTCCAGGGGGCAGGAGGGCTGGGAGATCGAATTGCTCGGAGAGGCCGTAGGGAAGGCCTACGCCGCAGCGTTCGATGCGTTCAGGCGGAGCCGTGTTGCAGATCGGCCCGTCGATTCGATGCTGCCATCGATATCCAACCCGGGGCCGGACGAAGGGGGCGATTTCCAGGAAGATGACGGCCGGGAAAGTCTTGAGGCGGAGGATTGCCACAAGGACGGGGATGACCGGTCTGACGTCGCGACGTCCATCCTGGACGAAGCCCTCGCCGCAGGTTCCTTCGACTATTTGTTGGGAATAAGATGCATTCCGGGCAAGGGCTTCGTCATGTCAGAGTCCAATCCCAAGAACCGGTTCCCACTCGCGCTTGACCTACCGCTGTTGCTGGCGAATCGAATTCGCGAGGTTTATGGAAAAAGGGCGGCTCCCCGCTCGGCTTCCTGATCGATCGGGAAAAAAACAGGGGCATAGCGATTTTATTCGCAGCCAGCCCCCCCCCCGCATTGACACGACTCTGTTATTTTATATATCTGTATTTTTAACTCCTTATATCGTGATCATAACCAGGCTCGTTGAATCGGCGACAGGTTTTGCACGACATGAGACGGTCCAGACGCCTCGACTTGCTCACGGCTGCTACGCACGGCTTCGAAAGCCGAATCCGTGGGCGCCAGGCGGACTGAGCCGTAAGAGACGCGCCGAGCTGGTACAATGACGGAAAGTCCCCCAACCTCAAAAGGGATCCGCCATGAAGACGATCCATGC contains:
- the smpB gene encoding SsrA-binding protein SmpB, giving the protein MAKKDAGKSSAKGKERHDAEGVKIVARNRKARHDYDLLEKVEAGIVLTGTEVKSLRNGKANLEDAYAEITRGEIWLLGCDIPEYLQANRMNHVPKRPRKLLLHRKEIEKLGTKSGERGLTLIPLSIYFKKGMAKVEISIAKGRKTFDKREALKKQDAKRDIDRALRRG
- the folK gene encoding 2-amino-4-hydroxy-6-hydroxymethyldihydropteridine diphosphokinase; the encoded protein is MSTGSLAIVGLGSNLGDRGAILDEALDALQAEPHVHLHTISSYYESPPIGGPSGQGPFLNAAALLEPALDPLSLLELLHRIEARFGRERTERWGSRTLDLDLLLYGEEVRRTPQIIVPHPRLAFRRFALVPAVEVAPWSIDPHTGLTINELLTSLDRRPSLVALTAVDPADAASVELVARVQRDVVDRLGAVALKRGEPAGSSGTVAPAHLCDRHYAEVQAIARRTDAGEWSRNVPGEDWLVADFSLDLELQRGATMERNEAAADDAAWKHVWNLFTYQRAAEAAVARALPPTFVVLIGKPAEAAAVRDRGFPRPILIPDSTDPEGIAAEIVTTCGATRS
- a CDS encoding LL-diaminopimelate aminotransferase; the encoded protein is MATTPFVKSQRLQKLPPYLFAEIDKKKKAAIAAGRDIINLGVGDPDRPTPRPIIESLQHHVENPAFHQYALDQGAPELRKSIAAFCKKRYGLDLNPDTEILPLIGSKEGIAHFPLAVLNPSEISLVPDPCYPVYRSSSMFAGADVYTMPLERSLGFRPDLDAIPADVYALARLMFLNFPNNPTGGTADLAYFEKVVDLAKTHDFVIAQDAAYNEMYFDKPAPSILQVPGAKDVAVEFHSLSKTFNMTGWRVGFAIGGAPLIAALGQVKANTDSGIFTAIQFAAKTALDQYDELTPPIRALYKERRDAFVGALRKLGWDVPSPEATFYVWIPCPKGYSSTDLCARILEEADVVTTPGLGFGRTADGYIRAALTVETPRLLEAVERIGKLSL
- a CDS encoding transposase; this translates as MNGDLSHKFNTDEPLAYFLTWTTYGTWLHGDDRGWNRKSESDIQHANPLFVEMARSRMRESEFRLSEVNRRLVEDTVREHCRIRSWPLHAINVRTNHVHVVVTARGYRPGAVRDQFKAWCTRRLKADNPTRTRFWTEGASCRWINNQDDLEAAAHYVIVAQDQAGAV
- a CDS encoding aldehyde dehydrogenase family protein, whose translation is MATVTKPRKKAAASHQTKLLIDGKFRDSVSGKTFATINPATEKEIAQVAEGSAADIDLAVKAARKAFDSGPWRTMDARDRGRLLYKLADLVEQHIDELAELESLDNGKPLKESRNGDLPLVVDCFRYYAGWADKITGKTIPVRGDYFCYSKREPVGVVGQIIPWNFPLLMVAWKWGPALAAGCTVILKPAEQTPLTALRLGELAMEAGFPAGVINIVPGFGETAGAPLVAHKGVDKIAFTGETSTGKLIMKNAADTMKRVTLELGGKSPNIVFADADIDAAVDGAMLGLYLNQGQCCCAGSRLFVQDSIYDKMVDKLAEATKKRKVGDPFADDTDQGPQIDENQFKKILSYIDKGKEQGAKCVTGGERSGTEGYFIKPTIFSEVKDDMAIATDEIFGPVMQVLRFKDVEEVIKRANTTDYGLAAAVWSRDIGKAHALADRIRAGTVWINCYDVFDAAAPFGGFKSSGIGRELGEAALENYTEHKTVTVALK
- the serA gene encoding phosphoglycerate dehydrogenase, whose protein sequence is MPYRVLVTDKLAEEGLALLRAEKDVELIIDTKLAKDPKALREALKEADGIAIRSGTQLTAEILADQPRLKAIVRAGVGVDNIDVPAATRQGIVVMNTPGGNTVSTAEHTLALMLSLARNVPKANESLKAGKWDRNSLTGTQLEGKTLGVVGLGRVGLAVAKRALGFDMTVIGYDPLMSPEKALEHGVESVSRLEDLWPRCDFITLHTPLTPETRHVVSAAAIASMKPTARIINCARGGLIDEAALIEALNAGKAAGAAIDVYEAEPPAVDDPLVIHPKTVVTPHLGASTEEAQVSVAVEAAKLLCDYLIRGQVKFSVNTPTLDRAELADLKSYLDLAWRLGMLHTQMDRGAITKARLIYRGEVALKNTKLITAAFAAGLMESALEQSVNLVNALPLARERGLIIEEQTAEAPGDFGTLIQAEVTTERKTYVAAGTLFGKQFLRLVRLGSYHLDAHMDGSMLIFTHHDRPGLIGFIGKTFGDHGVNIAQMNVGREQQGGEAIGVVNLDSVPDEAALDAVRKHKDVISISLIKLPAPGELPSWLSA